One region of Clavibacter michiganensis subsp. tessellarius genomic DNA includes:
- a CDS encoding PhoX family protein — protein sequence MTLTRETHHRLLPVLSRDPHARGKRSTVTCHLKCDDACTKPVPNVTDNSYFRDIAGRALSRRTLLGGAGAGALAILVAQNAAAPGAEAAAAQAASNLPFTAITPVDAAVDQFTVPTGYRWQPIIRWGDPLFSYADDFDADNQTAKLAARQFGYNNDYLDIIPVNSRNKEALLVANHEYTNENIMFPPAADAAELDEQRRIGKASHGMSVVALRRKTVGQPWTYTIGHHRNRRITADTPFTVSGPAAGSASLRTKDDPKGTRILGTLGNCAGGTTPWGTVLSGEENFNGYFRTAGTSAADKRYGLADKATTRGWEAIDPRFDARTAGYENEPNRFGWIVEVDPFEPGEAPVKHTALGRFKHEGANVILGKSGHVAAYMGDDERFDYLYKFVSHDTMVVGTSRQDRRKNKQLLTRGALYVARFTGDSPVAEITGTGQLPSDGSFDGIGQWIPLVIDGVCQVPGFTTEEALVHTRLVADAAGATKMDRCEDVQPSPVTGKIYVACTNNTDRGKAGKEGATEMNPRTTNRDGHIVEITEDGGDARSTTFTWNLLLVAGDPAKNESTYFAGFPKDKVSPISCPDNVAFDSEGNLWISTDGAPSTIGLNDGLFKVPVEGAERGHVQQFLSVPTEAETCGPVVHDTEGMVFVAVQHPGEDGSFAEQHSFFPDYVPAGVTPPKGAWRGPRPSVIQVFRG from the coding sequence ATGACCCTCACCCGTGAGACCCACCACCGGCTCCTGCCGGTCCTGTCGCGCGATCCCCACGCCCGCGGCAAGCGCAGCACCGTCACCTGCCACCTCAAGTGCGACGACGCGTGCACCAAGCCCGTCCCGAACGTGACCGACAACTCCTACTTCCGCGACATCGCGGGCCGCGCCCTCTCGCGCCGCACGCTGCTCGGCGGCGCGGGCGCGGGGGCTCTCGCGATCCTCGTGGCGCAGAACGCCGCGGCTCCCGGCGCCGAGGCCGCCGCCGCGCAGGCCGCGTCGAACCTGCCCTTCACCGCGATCACGCCCGTCGACGCCGCCGTCGACCAGTTCACCGTGCCGACCGGGTACCGCTGGCAGCCGATCATCCGCTGGGGCGACCCGCTCTTCAGCTACGCCGACGACTTCGACGCCGACAACCAGACGGCCAAGCTCGCCGCCCGCCAGTTCGGCTACAACAACGACTACCTCGACATCATCCCGGTCAACTCGCGGAACAAGGAGGCGCTCCTCGTCGCCAACCACGAGTACACCAACGAGAACATCATGTTCCCGCCGGCCGCGGACGCCGCCGAGCTCGACGAGCAGCGCCGCATCGGCAAGGCCTCGCACGGCATGTCCGTCGTCGCGCTCCGCCGCAAGACGGTCGGCCAGCCGTGGACCTACACGATCGGCCACCACCGCAACCGCCGCATCACCGCGGACACGCCCTTCACCGTGTCGGGCCCGGCCGCCGGATCCGCGTCGCTGCGCACCAAGGACGACCCGAAGGGCACGCGCATCCTCGGCACGCTCGGCAACTGCGCCGGCGGCACCACCCCGTGGGGCACCGTGCTCTCCGGCGAGGAGAACTTCAACGGCTACTTCCGCACCGCCGGCACCTCCGCCGCCGACAAGCGCTACGGCCTCGCCGACAAGGCGACGACCCGCGGCTGGGAGGCCATCGATCCCCGCTTCGACGCGCGCACGGCCGGCTACGAGAACGAGCCGAACCGCTTCGGCTGGATCGTCGAGGTCGACCCGTTCGAGCCCGGCGAGGCGCCCGTCAAGCACACCGCGCTCGGCCGCTTCAAGCACGAGGGCGCGAACGTCATCCTCGGGAAGAGCGGCCACGTCGCCGCGTACATGGGCGACGACGAGCGCTTCGACTACCTCTACAAGTTCGTGTCGCACGACACGATGGTCGTCGGCACCTCGCGCCAGGACCGCCGCAAGAACAAGCAGCTGCTCACCCGCGGCGCGCTCTACGTGGCGCGCTTCACGGGCGACTCGCCCGTCGCGGAGATCACCGGCACCGGCCAGCTCCCGTCCGACGGCTCGTTCGACGGCATCGGCCAGTGGATCCCGCTGGTGATCGACGGCGTCTGCCAGGTGCCCGGCTTCACCACCGAGGAGGCGCTCGTGCACACGCGCCTCGTCGCCGACGCCGCGGGCGCCACGAAGATGGACCGCTGCGAGGACGTCCAGCCGAGCCCCGTCACCGGCAAGATCTACGTCGCCTGCACCAACAACACCGACCGCGGCAAGGCCGGCAAGGAGGGCGCCACGGAGATGAACCCGAGGACGACCAACCGCGACGGACACATCGTGGAGATCACCGAGGACGGCGGCGACGCCCGCTCCACGACCTTCACGTGGAACCTGCTGCTCGTCGCGGGCGACCCGGCGAAGAACGAGTCGACGTACTTCGCGGGCTTCCCGAAGGACAAGGTCTCGCCCATCAGCTGCCCGGACAACGTCGCGTTCGACTCCGAGGGCAATCTCTGGATCTCCACCGACGGCGCCCCGAGCACCATCGGCCTCAACGACGGCCTGTTCAAGGTCCCCGTCGAGGGCGCCGAGCGCGGCCACGTGCAGCAGTTCCTCTCCGTGCCCACCGAGGCGGAGACCTGCGGCCCGGTCGTGCACGACACCGAGGGCATGGTGTTCGTCGCGGTGCAGCACCCGGGCGAGGACGGCTCATTCGCCGAGCAGCACTCGTTCTTCCCGGACTACGTGCCGGCCGGCGTCACCCCGCCGAAGGGCGCCTGGCGCGGACCGCGCCCGTCGGTGATCCAGGTGTTCCGCGGCTGA
- a CDS encoding choice-of-anchor G family protein: protein MTAAPRRRDARRRAPRTPLLRRLLADGLPGLPGLRRPALVAAAVAVALVAGAVTPPVVPSEAAWGDAEWMKSRIATENLTCGTSTGFTTTASSRFLRGSVIGTNLDALGSLAGLSAVDDARPGSQPTPASAPSPATGVYVNPLVAQALGTTATLDLTGLSAGLPAGSAGALNQYVRVTETGTSAAASGLVSNSGAVGVTATPASGALPGRATIDLDRVLASVNATTGTSALTTTRLALGAVASSSVLDWCSGRRNAVWGNGSLPGSTRQYGIAGLELTAVSPAVRGISATTTTAATTGVAAAAALLTSGSSTTTPTGAVADAIRGTILSTLGSIGSTLGLTALTGTVSVTGVDAAATAVAPLLTAPLRSADGSVAVDLATGTVTVDLAYFLGRGANGLNGKAPNTEILVDAATLSTVAASVGALIDQRSLAIRDAMTAALQKVTVVVDVTANVTLQPLVGSPIPVLALRSQFSGTLADLVAGKQFTVTATALSLGTLGSVVAGLLSALGLGSVSALGDRLVASLTTGLVAPVRQAVTTGLAVPVTNLGTNLAAVSAGAVTGVGSLVNALPRVLSLQVNVQPDQAGAPAGSTYLPAIGRSTSAEYTVTALRLGLRVADAVTGTPFSVTEIATSTAGRNAYRTP, encoded by the coding sequence ATGACCGCCGCGCCGCGCCGCCGGGACGCGCGCCGCCGCGCCCCGCGCACGCCGCTCCTCCGCCGCCTCCTCGCGGACGGCCTCCCGGGCCTCCCCGGCCTCCGCCGCCCCGCGCTCGTCGCCGCGGCGGTCGCCGTCGCGCTCGTCGCGGGCGCGGTCACCCCGCCGGTCGTCCCGTCCGAGGCCGCCTGGGGCGACGCCGAGTGGATGAAGTCGCGCATCGCGACGGAGAACCTCACCTGCGGCACCAGCACCGGCTTCACGACCACGGCGTCCTCGCGCTTCCTCCGCGGCAGCGTGATCGGCACCAACCTCGACGCGCTCGGGAGCCTCGCCGGCCTCTCCGCCGTCGACGACGCGCGCCCGGGATCGCAGCCCACGCCCGCGAGCGCGCCGAGCCCGGCCACCGGCGTGTACGTCAACCCGCTCGTCGCGCAGGCCCTCGGCACCACCGCGACGCTCGATCTCACGGGCCTGTCCGCGGGCCTCCCCGCCGGATCCGCGGGCGCGCTCAACCAGTACGTCCGGGTCACCGAGACGGGCACGTCCGCCGCCGCGAGCGGCCTCGTCTCGAACTCGGGCGCCGTCGGGGTCACCGCGACGCCCGCCTCCGGCGCCCTGCCGGGCCGCGCGACGATCGACCTCGACCGGGTGCTCGCGAGCGTCAACGCGACGACCGGCACGTCGGCCCTCACCACCACGCGGCTCGCGCTCGGCGCGGTCGCCTCCAGCTCGGTCCTCGACTGGTGCAGCGGACGCAGGAACGCGGTGTGGGGGAACGGATCCCTGCCCGGCTCGACGCGCCAGTACGGCATCGCGGGCCTCGAGCTCACGGCCGTGAGCCCGGCCGTGCGCGGCATCAGCGCCACGACGACCACCGCCGCGACCACCGGCGTCGCCGCCGCGGCCGCGCTGCTCACCAGCGGATCCTCGACCACGACGCCCACGGGCGCGGTCGCGGACGCCATCCGCGGCACGATCCTCTCCACGCTGGGCAGCATCGGCAGCACCCTCGGCCTCACGGCGCTGACGGGCACGGTCAGCGTGACGGGCGTCGACGCGGCCGCCACGGCGGTCGCGCCCCTGCTCACGGCGCCGCTGCGGAGCGCCGACGGCAGCGTGGCGGTGGACCTCGCGACCGGCACCGTGACCGTCGACCTGGCCTACTTCCTCGGCAGGGGCGCGAACGGGCTCAACGGGAAGGCGCCGAACACGGAGATCCTCGTCGACGCGGCGACGCTCAGCACGGTGGCCGCGAGCGTCGGCGCGCTGATCGACCAGCGCAGCCTCGCCATCCGGGATGCCATGACGGCCGCGCTCCAGAAGGTCACGGTCGTCGTCGACGTGACCGCGAACGTGACCCTGCAGCCGCTCGTCGGCAGCCCGATCCCGGTCCTCGCGCTGCGGTCGCAGTTCTCGGGCACCCTCGCCGACCTCGTCGCGGGCAAGCAGTTCACGGTCACGGCGACGGCCCTCAGCCTCGGGACCCTGGGCTCGGTCGTGGCGGGGCTGCTCTCGGCGCTCGGCTTGGGATCCGTCTCGGCGCTCGGCGATCGCCTGGTGGCCTCGCTGACCACCGGGCTCGTCGCGCCCGTGCGCCAGGCCGTCACCACGGGCCTCGCGGTGCCGGTCACGAACCTCGGCACGAACCTCGCCGCCGTCTCCGCGGGCGCCGTCACGGGCGTCGGATCGCTCGTCAACGCCCTGCCGCGCGTCCTCTCGCTGCAGGTCAACGTGCAGCCGGACCAGGCCGGGGCGCCCGCCGGATCCACGTACCTCCCCGCCATCGGCCGGAGCACGAGCGCGGAGTACACCGTGACGGCGCTGCGGCTCGGCCTGCGGGTCGCCGACGCGGTGACGGGGACGCCGTTCTCGGTCACGGAGATCGCCACCTCCACGGCCGGACGCAATGCGTACCGGACCCCCTGA
- a CDS encoding biopolymer transporter Tol has protein sequence MSERADPGDAGRGSGDGSTDDERWLVVGGRRWPRTDPSLPADVVEALKSHLGRGRSGVGTAKRRGDDDAVAAARERVGLAKRGLGERGPRWWDEPEDARLERAREALRSLDALDASG, from the coding sequence ATGAGCGAGCGCGCGGATCCCGGCGACGCGGGACGCGGATCCGGCGACGGCTCGACCGACGACGAGCGCTGGCTGGTCGTGGGCGGGCGGCGGTGGCCGCGCACGGATCCGTCGCTGCCGGCCGACGTCGTGGAGGCGCTCAAGTCGCACCTGGGGCGCGGCCGCTCCGGGGTGGGGACGGCGAAGCGCCGGGGCGACGACGACGCGGTCGCCGCCGCCCGCGAGCGGGTCGGCCTCGCGAAGCGCGGCCTCGGCGAGCGCGGCCCGCGCTGGTGGGACGAGCCGGAGGACGCGCGGCTGGAGCGGGCGCGGGAGGCGCTCCGGTCCCTGGATGCGCTCGACGCGTCCGGCTGA
- a CDS encoding MarR family winged helix-turn-helix transcriptional regulator, whose amino-acid sequence MNPPSSGADSAPAADEREAAVSAVAAELSGLLMSIRSLRVEEAALFHPGLQPGAFAVARWLRTDGPASAGAVATGLLMDKSSVSRHLRVLREEGFVQDEPDPEDRRSTTLSLTPRAEERLEAVRASTRGRLQNRLHAWDTDDVERLAQALRRFNQSPRDRPAED is encoded by the coding sequence GTGAACCCCCCGTCCTCCGGCGCCGACAGCGCTCCCGCCGCGGACGAGCGGGAGGCCGCGGTGTCGGCCGTCGCCGCCGAGCTCAGCGGCCTCCTCATGTCCATCCGCTCCCTCCGCGTCGAGGAGGCGGCCCTGTTCCACCCCGGCCTCCAGCCCGGCGCCTTCGCGGTCGCCCGGTGGCTGCGCACGGACGGGCCGGCCTCCGCGGGCGCCGTCGCGACCGGCCTCCTCATGGACAAGAGCTCCGTCAGCCGGCACCTCCGCGTGCTGCGCGAGGAGGGCTTCGTGCAGGACGAGCCGGATCCCGAGGACCGCCGCTCCACCACCCTCAGCCTCACGCCGCGCGCCGAGGAGCGCCTCGAGGCGGTGCGAGCCAGCACGCGCGGCCGGCTCCAGAACCGCCTCCACGCGTGGGACACCGACGACGTCGAGCGGCTCGCCCAGGCGCTGCGGCGCTTCAACCAGTCGCCCCGCGACCGGCCCGCGGAGGACTGA
- a CDS encoding ZIP family metal transporter, giving the protein MSPLLLAGLAGLLSGLSLVVGSLVAWFVKVPREVVALVMAFGAGVLISALSFDLVDEAAASGGVIPTLGGFVAGAVVYVVLDQILEHGGFRRKHHGKSGGGGGTGVGIALGALLDGVPETAVQGLSLTGGGALSIGVLVAVVISNFPEGMSSTADLKESGRSARYVFGLWTSIAVVCALSSLGGYALLGGLPESGQSVVMAFAAGAILAMICDTMIPEAFRKAQALTGLVTVLGFVASYAVHQAG; this is encoded by the coding sequence ATGTCGCCTCTCCTCCTCGCCGGGCTCGCCGGCCTGCTGTCCGGGCTGTCGCTCGTCGTCGGATCCCTCGTCGCCTGGTTCGTGAAGGTGCCGCGGGAGGTCGTCGCGCTCGTGATGGCGTTCGGCGCGGGCGTGCTCATCTCGGCGCTGTCGTTCGACCTGGTCGACGAGGCGGCGGCCAGCGGTGGCGTGATCCCGACGCTCGGCGGGTTCGTCGCGGGCGCGGTCGTGTACGTGGTGCTCGACCAGATCCTCGAGCACGGCGGGTTCCGGCGGAAGCACCACGGGAAGTCGGGCGGCGGGGGCGGCACCGGCGTGGGGATCGCGCTCGGCGCCCTGCTCGACGGCGTGCCCGAGACGGCCGTGCAGGGCCTCAGCCTCACGGGCGGCGGGGCGCTCAGCATCGGCGTGCTGGTCGCCGTCGTCATCTCGAACTTCCCCGAGGGCATGTCGAGCACGGCCGACCTCAAGGAGAGCGGCCGGAGCGCGCGGTACGTGTTCGGGCTGTGGACCTCCATCGCCGTCGTCTGCGCGCTCTCCTCGCTCGGCGGGTACGCGCTTCTCGGAGGCCTGCCGGAGAGCGGGCAGTCGGTCGTGATGGCGTTCGCGGCCGGCGCGATCCTCGCGATGATCTGCGACACGATGATCCCCGAGGCGTTCCGCAAGGCCCAGGCGCTCACCGGGCTCGTGACGGTGCTCGGGTTCGTGGCGAGCTACGCGGTGCACCAGGCGGGCTGA